The sequence AGCACGTCGTCGTAGAAGCTGGACGAGGACATGCAAGAGGAGGCGGGCGGCGGTGGGGTCCGCGACGTGGGGCTTTCCAAAAGCGGGGAGTCCAGGCAGTGGTGGCTGGAGAAGCCGGAGAAGCTAAGGCTGTGGTGAAGCTTTGGTCTGTCCCTCTGGGTGTAgcagagctgctgctgctgctgctgagggGGGAGGATGTCCCTTTGGCCGTAGCCGCGGGACTCCCCCGCCTGCATGTTGGCGTTGGCGGCCGGAGCGGGCCGGCGCTCGTCGGCGTTGTGGATAAAGTGACACCGGGGACCGTAGGGGCAGAAGCCGATGGTGTGGAACGTGCGACACGGCTCCGTTTTGTACTTGGGGTGGCGAGACAAGCTCCTGAGCTCGTGGTAGCCGTGGGCGAACTGACATTTCTCGCCGTACTTGCACGAGCCGTTCTCCTCGAAAGGCCGACACAGCTCGGTCTTGTAGCGGGTGGAGTTGATCTGAGAGCCGGCCTTCTGCTGCAGCACGGCGCGCTCTCCGCTTTCGCTGTACGCGCGATCGCGGAACTTGTTTTCCTTGTTCATGAGAGTGGTCGTTCCGCTCGGCGTGTTCTCTTTCAGGCTGCTGTAAGAAGAGCTCAGAGTGTACTTGTTGCCGTTGTTCATGGCCTCCACGTTACTGGTGGAGTTTCGACGGAAAAATCCCGGCGCAAAGGGGCCACCGGAACCCGCGGAGGTGACCGGGGCTCCGACAGCCTTCTTGTCCAGCATGCTGTTGATGTGGAGGGCGTTTATATTCGTGCTTTTATCCTGCTGCGGGAGAGAACGAGAGACATGTTAGCAATGCACCCACAGTCACATGGCACTGGCTCCAACTTGTTGCAACATGCACTGGCAACTCAAATGAAACGAGCAGCTGTACCTTGTAAAGCATTTCCATGTCGTAGAAGGCGGACAAGACGGTCGCAGACATGTCGTCGTTTCCCCAAATTTGCTGGTGCACTCCTTCTTTCATGGAGGAACGAGCAGGTTGCACTGCTACGAGCGCTGCTTTGTGCCACGACTGCTTTTTGGTTGAggggaaatgttttggaaagttgcgtccaaaaaaacaaaagagccgGCCGACGAAGGCAACAAGAGTGGGGGTGCTATTTTGTGATGGTGAGTAGTAGATGGGTGTGATTCCTCCCCTGAAGAAGCGCTGAGCCAAAAATGCTTCACTGCAGGCTCGAGCTTCTTTTTGCGGGCTATAAATGCCTGCCGGTGGCCGGGGAGGGGCGAAGTGAACTAAGTCGTAGAAAACTTTTGCCAGAGCCACCTCCTCTTTTCCGTcttcttattaaaaaaaaacacacacaca is a genomic window of Syngnathus acus chromosome 15, fSynAcu1.2, whole genome shotgun sequence containing:
- the zfp36l2 gene encoding mRNA decay activator protein ZFP36L2 isoform X2, yielding MKEGVHQQIWGNDDMSATVLSAFYDMEMLYKDKSTNINALHINSMLDKKAVGAPVTSAGSGGPFAPGFFRRNSTSNVEAMNNGNKYTLSSSYSSLKENTPSGTTTLMNKENKFRDRAYSESGERAVLQQKAGSQINSTRYKTELCRPFEENGSCKYGEKCQFAHGYHELRSLSRHPKYKTEPCRTFHTIGFCPYGPRCHFIHNADERRPAPAANANMQAGESRGYGQRDILPPQQQQQQLCYTQRDRPKLHHSLSFSGFSSHHCLDSPLLESPTSRTPPPPASSCMSSSSFYDDVLSPNSVACINSAFNFPGQDLKALLAPLAVHTSGGYSNNHSAGGGHYGGVQGNGMCPPSSPTYNMSHLQTLRRLSESPVFEPPPSPPDSLSDRESYASGSLSSSGSLSGSESPSLDAGRRLPIFSRLSISDD
- the zfp36l2 gene encoding mRNA decay activator protein ZFP36L2 isoform X1; amino-acid sequence: MKEGVHQQIWGNDDMSATVLSAFYDMEMLYKQDKSTNINALHINSMLDKKAVGAPVTSAGSGGPFAPGFFRRNSTSNVEAMNNGNKYTLSSSYSSLKENTPSGTTTLMNKENKFRDRAYSESGERAVLQQKAGSQINSTRYKTELCRPFEENGSCKYGEKCQFAHGYHELRSLSRHPKYKTEPCRTFHTIGFCPYGPRCHFIHNADERRPAPAANANMQAGESRGYGQRDILPPQQQQQQLCYTQRDRPKLHHSLSFSGFSSHHCLDSPLLESPTSRTPPPPASSCMSSSSFYDDVLSPNSVACINSAFNFPGQDLKALLAPLAVHTSGGYSNNHSAGGGHYGGVQGNGMCPPSSPTYNMSHLQTLRRLSESPVFEPPPSPPDSLSDRESYASGSLSSSGSLSGSESPSLDAGRRLPIFSRLSISDD